The genome window ACGGGGCCATGCTCCGCGCCGTGCTGCCCCAGACCGTCGCCCATTTTTCCCGCGCCATCATCATGCCCAACTTGGTGCCGCCGGTTGTGACCATGTCCGACGCCATGGCCTACCGCGAGCGCATCCTCGCCGCCTCACCCGGCGTCGGCCTCTTCGAGCCGCTGATGACGCTCTACATGACCGAGGAGACGGACCCCGAGGATGTGGCCGCCGCCTATGCCTCCGGCCTCGTCAAGGCGGTCAAGCTCTACCCCGCCGGGGCCACCACCAACTCGGCCTCCGGCGTGCGCGACTTCGACAAGGTGCGCCCGGTGCTGGAGAAGATGGCCGAGATCGGCATGCCGCTGTGCATGCACGGCGAGGTGACGACCCACGATGTCGACATCTTCGACCGCGAGGCGGTGTTCATCGACACCGTGCTCGACCCGCTGCGCCGCGCCACGCCGGGGCTGCGGGTGGTGATGGAGCATATCACCACCGCTGAGGCCGTCGCCTACCTGAAGGAGGGCGGCGCGGATCTGGGCGCCACGATCACCACGCACCACCTGATGATCAACCGCAACCACATGCTGGTCGGCGGCATCCGCCCGCATTACTATTGCCTTCCGGTGGTGAAGCGCGAAAAGCACCGCGAGGCCCTCGCCGAGCTGGCCACATCGGGCTTCGAGCGCTGCTTCCTCGGCACCGACAGCGCCCCCCACCTCGCCACCGACAAGGAAAGCCCCTGCGGCTGCGCCGGGGTGTTCTCGGCCCCGGTGACGATGAGCTGCCTTGCGGCGCTCTTCGAGGAGGTCGGCGCGCTCGACAAGCTCGAGGCCTTCACCTCGCTGAACGGCCCCGCCTTCTACCGCCTGCCCGCCAACGAAGCGACGATCACGCTCTCCAAGGGCGACGAGGCCCTCACCTTCGCCCCGCAGATCGAAACCGAGAACGGCCCCGTCGTGGTCTTCGACCCGGGCCGCCCGCTGCACTGGCAGGTGGAGGACGAGCTCTGATCTCCCACCCTGCCCCGACGTCGCGCGGGTTGCAGGCGTCGCCGTATGGATATTTATGAGCAAGAAAATGACAGGAGCTGCGCCATGATCCCCACCTCGCATCCAGACGACGCCACCATCGCCCGCATTTCCGCGGGCATGTTGCTGGAAATCGGCGCGGTGCACTTCAACCAGCGCGAGCCCTTCACCTATTCCTCCGGCCTCAAGGGCCCGACCTACATCGACTGCCGCAAGCTCATCAGCTTTCCGCGCATCCGCTCCACGCTGATGGACTTCCTCGTGGTGAAGGTCATGCGCGACGCGGGCTTCGAGGCCTTCGACAACATCGCCGGCGGCGAGACCGCAGGCATCCCCTTCGCCGCCTTCGTCGCCGACCGCATGGCCCTGCCCATGAGCTACGTGCGCAAGAAGGCCAAGGGCTACGGCCGCAACGCCCGGATCGAGGGCGACATGTCCGAGGGACAGCGCGTGCTGCTGGTGGAAGACCTCACCACCGACGGCGGCTCGAAGATTTCCTTCGTCGACGCCATCCGCGAAACCGGCGCAAGCTGCGCCCATACCGCCGTGATCTTCTACTACGGCATCTTCCCCGAGACCGAAAAGACACTGGGCGACCACGGCGTGACCCTGCACCACCTCTGCACCTGGTGGGACGTGCTGGCGGTGGCCCGCGAGCGCGGCAGCTTCGACGCCGAAACCCTCGACGGGGTCGAGGCCTTCCTCAACGACCCCGAAGCCTGGCGCAAAGAAAACGGGGGATAACTTGTGGAAGGCTTCGGGGCAGAATCGCCCGAGGCCATGGCGCATCTAGCCGCCCCCTCGCAACCGACGGCCAGATATGGTATCAATCGGGGCGCGCAGGGAATGGCTCACAGGGTTATGCGCCCCTTATCCACAAGGATTTCCAGATACCCACGAGCCACCTTTTCAGCGTATGACCTGCCTCCACAGGGGGATCGAGCAGCATGAACGAGATCACAGCTTTTCGGCCGGAAGGGTCGGAGGCGCAGGAGACTGCGCCACATAACATCGAGGCCGAGCAACAGCTGCTCGGGGCGATCCTCACCAACAACGACATCTTCGACCGTGTCGCCATGGTGATCAGCGCCGAGCACTTCTACGACCCGCTTCACGCCCGCATCTTCGAGGTCGCCGCCGCGCGGATCGCCAAGAACCTCGCGGCCACGCCGGTCTCGCTCAAGAGCTACCTCGAGGACGAGCCGGGCCTGAAGGAGGTCGGCGGCGCCGCCTATCTCGCCAAGCTCGCCGGGGTGGCCGTGGCCAGCTTCGCCGCGCGCGACTACGCCCAGATCGTCTATGACCTCGCCATCCGCCGCGAGCTGATGGGGCTGGGGCGCAACATCGCCGCCAAGGCCTCCGACATCAATGTGACCTCCGAGCCCAAGGACCAGATCGTCGAGGCCGAGCAGGCGCTCTACAAGCTCTCCGAGCAGGGCCGCACCGAAAGCGGTTTTCAGAGCTTTCTCAAGGCCGTAACCGACGCTGTTAATGTCGCCAACGCGGCCTACCAGCGCGAGGGCGGGCTTGCCGGCATCTCCACCGGCCTCAACGACATGGACCGCAAGCTCGGTGGCCTCCACCCCTCCGACCTGCTGATCCTCGCCGGTCGCCCCTCCATGGGCAAAACCTCGCTGGCCACCAACCTCGCCTTCAACATCGCCAAGGCCTACAAGCGCGGCATGCGCCCCGATGGCACCGAAGGCGCGGTGGATGGCGGCGTTGTCGGTTTCTTCTCGCTCGAAATGAGCGCCGAACAGCTCGCCTCGCGCATCCTCTCCGAAGCCGCCGAGATCAGCAGCCACAAGATCCGACAGGGCGACATGGACGAATCCGAGTTCCGCCGCTTCGTCGAGGCCGCCAAGGCCTTGGAATCCTGCCCGCTCTTCATCGACGACACCGCCGCCCTGCCGATCTCCCAAGTCGCCGCCCGCGCCCGCCGCCTCAAGCGCACGCACGGGCTCGACCTGATCATCGTCGACTATCTCCAGCTCCTGCGCGGTACCGCCGAGAACCGGGTGCAGGAGATCGGCGAAATCTCCATGGGTCTCAAGGCCATCGCCAAGGAGCTGAACATCCCGGTCATCGCCCTCTCCCAGCTCTCGCGTCAGGTCGAAAGCCGCGATGACAAGCGCCCCCAGCTCTCCGACCTGCGGGAATCGGGCTCCATCGAGCAGGACGCAGACGTGGTGATGTTCGTGTTCCGTGAAGAGTATTACGCCGAACGTGAGAAGCCGTCGGACGACCAGCTCGACAAGATGGCCGAATGGCAGGAGCGCATGGCCCGGCTGCACGGCAAGGCCGAGGTGATCATCGGCAAGCAGCGCCACGGCCCCATCGGCACGGTCGAACTGTCCTTCGAAAGCCAGTTCACCCGCTTCGGCAACCTCGTCCAGCCCTGGCAGCAGGGCGGCGGCGGGCAGGTCGACCAGTTCTGACCACCGGCCCCGGCCACTGCCTCCCAACGCATTCTGCTTAGGTGAGCCCGGAGCTGCTTTCCCGCCCCGACCACAAGCGCAGGCCGGACATGGCACGGCGGGGTGGGGTCCTCTCGGCAGTCGCTTCGCGACCGCCTACCGGCCCGGTGTCCGCTGCGCGGACCCCGTTGGCGGGAGCCGCGTCATGTCCGGCCGCACATCACATCCCCGCGACCCCCTTCCCCAGAATCACCTCCTCCCGCATGATCCTCCTCATGCGCGCCGCCCTCCTCGCCCTCGCCCTCTCCACCCTGCCTGCCCAGGCGCAACCCATCGAGGTTGATGTCGAGCTTGCCCTGATGGTCGATGTCTCCCGCTCGATGACCCCCAACGAGGTCGAGATCCAACGGCGCGGCTACGCCGAGGCGATCCTGTCCAACGAGGTGATGACGGCAGTGCAATCGGGCCTGCTCGGCGCCATCGCCGTGACCTACGTCGAATGGGCCGGCGACTACACCCAGCGCGAGATCGTCCCCTGGACCGTGATCCAGACCCCGGAGGACGCCCGCGCCTTTGCCGAGGCCCTGAGCCAGACCTTCGCCGGTGGCATGCGCCGCACCTCGATCTCGGGCGCCATCGAATTTGCCGCAGAATCGATCGAGTCCAACGCCTTTTCGGGGCTGCGCCGGGTGATCGACGTGTCGGGCGACGGACCCAACAACCAGGGGCCGCTGGTGGAGCGTGCCCGCGACGCGGCGCTGGCCAAGGGCATCGTCATCAACGGGCTGCCACTGATGACCAACGAGGGCCTCTCGGGCAACTGGGACATCGGCGGCCTCGACCTTTATTACCGCGACTGCGTGATCGGCGGTGCCGGGGCCTTCGTGATTCCGGTGCATGAGTGGAGCGAGTTCGCGCAGGCCGTCCGGCGCAAGCTGGTGCTCGAGATCGCGGGCCTGCCGCCCCCGGCCCAGATCATCCGCGCACAGGGCCCGTTCGATTGCCAGATCGGCGAAAAGATGTGGGAGCAGCGTCGCCGCTACTGGGACGAACCCTGAGGCACCGCCCCTAGAGCGCGACGATCTCCACGTTCTCGCCCTTCAGCGCAAGGGCCACGCGGCCTTCACACAGCTTCAGCGCATCCTCGCCGAACACCTCGCGCCGCCAGCCGCTCAGGGCCGGAAGGTCGCGCTCGCCGGCGGCGATCTCGTCAAGCTCGGCGGCGCTGGCAATGAGCCGCTGCGCCACGTTGAACCGGTCGCCCTTGGCCTTCAGCAGCACCCGCAGCAGATCGGCCAGCGCCGGGTTGACCTGAAGCTTCTCGCGCCGCCGGTCGACCTGCGGAAACTCCTCCGGGTCCGCCTCGAGCCCGGCGGTCACCGCGCTCAGGATACCTTCGGCAATCTCGCCGCGCCGGGCTTCTCTGAGCAGCAGGCGCGAGCGCGACAATTCCTTTTCATTCCGGGGCTTTGTCGACGCAAGCTCAAGCAGTGCATCATCCTTGTAGACCCGGTTGCGCGGCACGTTCCTGCTCTGTGCATAGGCCTCCCGAAACCGCGCCAGCTCACGCACGATGGCAAGGAAGCGGCCCGAGTTGGTGCGGGTCTTCACCCGCCGCCAGGCCTCGTCGGGCTGCACCACGTAGGTGTCGGGGCTGAGCAACACGCCAAGCTCTTCCTCCACCCAAGGCGCGCGCCCCGATTTGGCCAGCTCGGCGGCCAGAAATTCGTAGACCACCCGCAGGTGGGTCACATCGGCCAGCGCATATTCCTTCTGCGCATCGGTCAGTGGGCGGCGCGACCAGTCGGTGAACCGGCTGCTCTTGTCGACCTGCGCCTTCACGATGCGCTTCACCAGCGTCTCGTAGCCCGCCTGCTCGCCAAAGCCGCAGACCATCGCCGCAACCTGGGTGTCGAACAGCGGCTCGGGGATCACCCCGCCCTCGACAAAGAAGATCTCCAGATCCTGCCGCGCCGCATGAAACACCTTCACCACGTCGCGATTGCGGAACAGCTCGTAGAGCGGCTCCATCGACATCTGATCGCCCTGGATCGGGTCCACCAGCACCGCCTCGCCGTCGCCGGGCAAGGCCAGCTGCACGAGGCAAAGTTTGGAGTAGTAGGTTCTTTCCCGCAGAAATTCTGTGTCCACGGTGATGTAAGGGCCCTTGGCTGCCGTCTGACAGAATGCCGACAGCTCCTCGGTGGTCGTCAATGTGCGCATAGGATGCGGTGGCTCTCTTTTTTCCCGGCGCAGGCTGCGCCACTCGTTTTTGCCGCTCCCAGCTTTCTAGGACCATGCGGAAGGAAAGGAAAGCCTGCCTTGACGTCGATTCAGGACAAGTAAAGTGGCTGGCGTTCACCGCCAGCAAATCGGCGCAAACAGGCCGGGTAGAGCGCGTGTTCGCGGATCAGCACCCGTGCCGCCAGCGCGTCGGGGGTGTCGCCGGGCAGGATCGGCACCCGCGCCTGCCCCAGAATCGGCCCGTCATCCAGCTCCGGCGTCACCTCGTGCACCGTGCAGCCCGCCTCGGCGTCGCCCGCCTCCAGCGCGCGCGCGTGAGTGTGCAATCCGCGATACTTGGGCAGCAGCGAAGGGTGGATGTTCAGCATCCGGCCTTCCCAATGGCGCACGAAGCCTGCCGTCAGCACCCGCATGAAGCCCGCAAGGCAGATCAGGTCCGCTCCGGCGGCCTCCAGCCGCGCCGTCAGCTCGGCCTCGAAGGCGGGGCGGTCCTTGCCGAAGGGCCGGTGATCCACCGCATCCGTCGCCACGCCCAAAGCCTGCGCCCGCGCAAGCCCGCCCGCGCCGGGATCGTTCGACATCACCAGCACCGGGCGCGCCGGATGCCCGGCCTCGCCCATGCTTTCAACGAGCTTCACCATATTGGAGCCGCCGCCCGACAGCAGGATCGCGCAGTTTCGGCTCAAAGCAGCTTCCCGCTGTAGGAAACCCCCTCGCCGGCCACAACGCGGCCCAGCTCGCAGACGGTTTCGCCGGTGTCTTCCAGCAGCGCCTTCAGGCTCCCGGCCTGCTCGGCGTCGACCACGAGCACCATGCCGATGCCAGAGTTGAAGGTCTTCAGCAGCTCGGCCTCCTCCAGCCCGCCGGTCTCGGCCAGCCAGCGGAACACCCCCGGCAACTCCCATGCGCCTAGGTCCACCTCAGCACCCAGCCCCTCGGGCAGCACCCGCGGCAGATTTTCGGTCAGCCCGCCGCCGGTGATATGGGCCAGCCCGTGCACGCCGCCCGCGCGGATCGCCGCCAATACCTGGCGCACATAGATCCGCGTCGGCGTCAGCAGCGCCTCGCCCAGCGTGCCACCGCCGAAGGGCGAAGCCGCCTCCCAGCCAAGCCCGGCCATCTCCACCACCCGGCGCACAAGGCTGTAGCCATTCGAATGCACCCCGTCCGAGGCCAGCCCGAGCAGCACATCGCCCTCGCCCACGCCCTCGGGCAGCGCCGCACCGCGCTCCATCGCGCCCACGGCAAAGCCGGCAAGGTCAAAGTCCTTGCCCTCGTACATCCCCGGCATCTCCGCCGTCTCGCCGCCGATCAGCGCCGCACCGGCCGCCTTGCAGCCCGCCGCAATGCCTTCCACGATCGCGGTGCCCGCGGTCACGTCGAGCTTGCCGGTTGCGAAATAATCAAGGAAAAACAGCGGCTCCGCACCCTGGCAGACAAGGTCGTTCACGCACATGGCCACAAGGTCCACGCCCACGCCGTTGACCACGCCGGTATCAATCGCGATCCGCAGCTTGGTGCCCACCCCGTCGGTCGCCGCCACCAGCACCGGGTCCGTGAACCCCGCGGCCTTAAGGTCGAACAACCCGCCGAAGCCCCCGATGGAGCCCATCACCCCCGCCCGGTCGGTCGATTTCACCGCCGGCTTGATCGCCTCCACAAGCGCATTGCCCGCGTCGATGTCCACACCCGCCTGGGCATAGGTCAAACCGTTCTTTCCATCGCTCATCCGCGCTCTCCTCGGTGCCGTCCCCGGCCCTCTTGGGTGCCGTCCCCGGCGCTTTAAGGCAACTGCTGCGCAATTGCCAGACTGGCTTGACCGCATCCCGCCACGGGCCTAATCAGGCCCCCGGCGGGCCTGTAGCTCAATTGGTTAGAGCAGAGCGCTCATAACGCTTTGGTTGCGGGTTCAAGTCCTGCCGGGCCTACCACCGCTCTCCCCCCCGTTTTACCTGTCACCGCCGCCGCCCCTGCGGTAGCCTGCCCCATGGTCGATGATCTCACCCCCGCCCGCCTGCCGCTGGCCGAGGCCGCCCGGGCCGCCGCCTCAGGCAATGCCGCAGGGGTCAAGACGCCGGCCCTCAAGGCCCTGTCGGTCAAGGAAATCTCCGCCCCCGAGCTGTCCCGGGCCGTGACCCTGCTGCTCGATGCCGGCCACGGCGAGGCGGCCCTGCGCGCGCTGCGCAAGCATTGCGAGGGCAAGGCCCCCCTTGCCGCCGGATTCGCCCGCCTCGGGGCGCTCTATTTCGAGGCCGACAAGCGAGGCCCCGCCGTCCGCGCCCTGTCCCGCGCCCTGCGGATGCATGCCGATGACCGCCAGAGTGCCTTCCTGCTGGCCGACCTTCACCTGAAGGCGGGCGATGTCGCGGCGGCAGAGGCCGTCTGGCACACCGTCTTCGCCGCCCGCCCAAGCGATGCCGACATTCGCCTGCGCGCCGCCACCCAGTTCGCCCATTTCGGCGCAACCGACCCTGCCCGCGCCTTCGTGGCCCTCGCCACCCCGCTGCATGACGACCCGGTCGAGCTTGCCTTCATGGGGGCCGCCATCACCGGCGACGAGCCCCCCGAGCTGCCCGACCCGGGCTATATCGCCCGCTTCTTCGACCGCACCGCCGCGCATTTCGATGCCAGCCTCGCCGGGGTGCAGTATCGCGGCCCCGAGGTGCTCTCCGCCACTCTCAAAAGCCTCGCCATCACCCCCGGCGCCGGCCTCACCGTGCTTGACGCCGGCTGCGGTTCCGGCCTCTCCGCCGCCATCCTCTCCCCCATCTCCGCCCGCCTCGACGGGCTCGACATCAGCCCCGGCATTCTCGAAGAGGCCGCCAAGACCGGCGCCTACGCCAGCCTCTTCACCCTCGACCTTGCCCGCGATGCCGCGCCCGAGCCGGGCCTCTACGATCTTGTCGTGGCGATGGACGTCATTATCTATACCGGCAATGCCACCCCTGCCCTCGCCACCATGGCCCAGGCCCTCAAGCCCGGAGGCCGCCTTGTCGTAACCTGTGAAGACGCCCCCGACCGGCCCGATGGCTGGCGCCTCACCCCCTCCGGGCGCTACTGTCACGGGCAGGACTACATCCGCGCCGCGCTCGCCGAAGCCGGCTTCAACCCGCCCGACCACGTCGCCGCCGAAACCCTGCGCAACGAGTTCCGCCGCCCGGTCCCCGGCTTCGTGATCTCCGCAACCCGCAAGTAAGAACGCCTCCAGCCATGCACCTGCCCCTCGCCCAAAGCTATGCCACCCTCGGCCCGCAGTTCTTCCGCGCGCAACCGGCCGAGCCCGTCGCCGCGCCCGAACTGCTGCTGCTGAACGAGGCCCTCGCCCGCAGCCTCACCCTCGACCCCGAGGCGCTGAAATCCCCCGAAGGGCTCGCCCTGCTCTCCGGCAACGAAGCCCCCGCGCAGCACAGCCCCATCGCCCAGGCCTATGCCGGCCACCAGTTCGGCGGCTGGTCGCCCCAGCTCGGCGATGGCCGCGCCCTGCTGCTGGGTGACATCACCACGCCCGAGGGTACCTTCGACCTCCAGCTCAAAGGCTCCGGGCGCACCCCCTTCTCGCGCAACGGCGATGGCCGCGCATGGCTCGGCCCGGTGCTGCGCGAATACATCGTCTCCGAGGCCATGCAGGCCCTCGGCGTGCCCACCACCCGCGCGCTGGCGGCCGTCGCCACCGGCGAGCGCGTCCAACGCGAGCGCGCCTATCCCGGTGCCATTCTCACTCGCGTCGCCGCCAGCCACATCCGCGTCGGCACCTTCCAGTATTTCGCCGCCCGCAATGATGTGCAGGCACTGGAGGCCCTCACCGCCTTCGCGCTCAAGCGCCACTACCCCGAGGCCGAGGGCCCCATGGGTCTGCTCTCCGCCGTTGTGGCGGCGCAGGCCCGGCTCATCGCCCACTGGATGTCGCTCGGCTTCATCCACGGCGTCATGAACACCGACAACATGGCGATCTCCGGCCAGACAATCGACTACGGCCCCTGCGCCTTCATCGACGCCTACCACCCGCAAACCGTCTATTCCTCGATCGACCGGATGGGCCGCTACGCCTACGACCAGCAGGCCCAGATCGGCGGCTGGAATCTCGCCCAGCTCGCCTCCGCCCTGCTCCCGATCATGGGCGGCGAAGAGGCGATCCCCGAGGCCACCGAGCGCGTCAACGCCTTCCGCGACATCTACCAGGCCGAATATCTCGCCCGCTTCGGCGCCAAGCTCGGCCTCGCAGAGCCGACCGCCGAGGATCTCTCCCTCGTCACCGGGCTGCTCGAGATCATGGCCACCGAACAGGCCGATTTCACCAACACCTTCCGTGCCCTCACCGAGGGCCACAATCCCCTGCCCGACAGCCTCGCCTTCGCCGCATGGCATGGCCGCTGGCAGGCCCTCGCGCCGTCCCTCGATCTGATGAAACAAGCCAACCCGGCCCTGATCCCCCGCAACCACCGCATCGAGCAGGCGATCGAGGCCGCCGTCGCGGGCGACCTCGCGCCCACCACCCGGCTCATTCAGGCCCTCGCCACCCCCTTCGATCCCCCCGAAGGCACCGAAGACCTCCGCCTGCCACCCCTCCCCGAAGAGGAAGTGCAAGCCACCTTCTGCGGCACCTGAGCGCCCCGCTCGCTCCACCAAACCCGTCATCCTCGGGCTCGACCCGAGGATCTCCCCCCAAAGCCGATCAGCCCAAGCCAGCCCCTCCCCCTCACACCGTCCGAACCCGCCCCACAGGCCGGTTCACCAGCCAGAGCCCCGCCGCCACCAGAGCCAGCGCCAGCAGGATGACCCCCGGCAGCGGCTCGTTCAGAATCAGCCAGCCCAGCAAGGTGCCGAACACCGGCGTCAGAAACCCGAAGCTCGCCACCGAGCTCGCCGGGTAGAGCTTCAATATCCACATCCAGAAAAGAAACCCCGCGCCCGAAATCACCAGCCCCTGCACCAGCAGAATGCCCCAATGCAGCAGCTCCGGCCCGCGCATCAGCGGCCCGAAGAGCGGCGCCAGCAGGCAGAGCAGCGGCGCGCTCACCGCGAGCTGCCACATAAGCTGGCTCTCCGCCCGCATCTCCCGCAGCCGCGTGCCCCGCGCCACCAGCGCGATCCCGGCCCAGCACCATGCGCCCGCCAGCGCGCAGAGATCCCCCGCAATCGCCCCCTCGCCCTTGGCCCCGGCCAGCAGCGCGATCGCCACGCCCGAGAAGGCCAGCGCCAGCCCCGCCAGTTTCACCGCGGTCAGCCGCTCGCCCGGCAGCAGAAAATGCGCCATCAGCGCCAGCCACACGGGCATGGTGTAGAACATCAGCGCCGAGCGGGCGACGGTGGTGAGATCGAGCGCCACGAACAGCGCCACGAACTCGCCGGTAAACAGCAACCCCAGCACCAGCCCCAGCCCGCGCACCCCGGGGCCGATCTCCAGCGCAATCCCGCGCGCCCGCATCCACAGCAGCAGAAAGACCAGCGACAGAATCGAACGCATCCCGGCAAAGAACACCGGACCGAACCCGCCGTTCCCCACCTTGATGATCACCTGCCCAAAGCCCAGCAGCAGCGAAAACGCCACAAGGCTCGCTGCCCCGAAGGCATCAATTCGATCTTTCCGCTCCATCCCCGCCTCGCCTATAACCTCCCCCAACGCGGGGTGCTTCCCGTCACCTGTTCACGAAGGCAAAGCCGCCGCAACCCTAGGCGACCTACAATAGAGGGGCCGAAAATGACGGACTCGAACAAAGGATTCACCCAAGACCTTCAAGAATTGAATCGCCAACATGCATTACGTGCCTTTGATCAAAATCGGCGCGCAGCCGAAAGTGCGCGCAATGCAGCGATAGATTCAGCTAACATTGTTATTCGATCACTAATCTTGGTGAACGGCGGTGCAGTAATTGCTTTGCTAACCTTCGCTGGAACAATTGAGAACGGTCCCACTGGGCCAGCCATAGAACTCGGGCAACTCGCGAACTCTATCAGGTACTTCGCGTTCGGAGTGGGTTCGGCTGTTATCGTCGCGGCTTGCGCCTATCTTGTGAATATGTGGGACGAGGAGATCATCTCATCTGTCGAACACGTTTGGGAGCATCCGTATGTTAGGGCGAAGAGCATCGCCAAAGTGTTTACTTACGTTAGAGTCGTCGTTCACCATTTTGCAATCGCACTGTCAGTAACATCTATATTGTTGTTTTTCCTAGGAATTTTTTCGGTTACCAATACAATAACCAGTATGAACTCATAGCTCTCTTTAGTTCTTCCAAAACCAAGTCTGAACCATAATGACCCTGCTCCAGATCGCCTCGCTCCTCATCGTGCTGGCCGCCGCCTTCGGTACCATCAACTACCTCGTCCTCAAGCTGCCCTCCGCCATCGGCATCCTCGTCGTGGCCCTGCTGGCCTCCCTCGGCGTGCTCGCCTTCGACTTCATCTTTCCCGCCTCCACCGTGGAAGAGAGCATCACCGCCGTGGTCAAGGACATCGAGTTCTCCGACGCCCTGCTTGAGGGGATGCTCGGCCTGCTGCTCTTTGCCGGCGCGCTGCACGTGAAGGTCGCAGACCTGCGGGCCGAATGGCCGGCGGTGCTGATGATGGCCACCATCGGCGTCGGCCTCTCCACCGTCATCGCGGGCGTCGGCTTCTCGTGGATCACCGGCATGCCGCTGATGATCGCACTGGTCTTCGGCGCGCTGATCTCCCCCACCGACCCGGTCGCGGTGCTCGGCGTGCTGCGGGCCGCCAAGCTCGACAAGCGGCTCGAGACCAAGATCGCCGGCGAAAGCCTGTTCAACGACGGCGTGGGCTACGTCGTCTACCTCGTGCTGCTCGGCCTCGCCTTCCCCGGCCTCTCCGGCCATGGCGAAAGCACCGTGACCCTCGAGGCCGAGCACCTTGCCGAAGAGGCCGCCTCCCATGGCGGCTCTGCCCTTGCCGATGCGGCGGTGCTCTTTGCCCAGGAGGCGCTCGGCGGCGCGGCGCTCGGCATGATCCTGGGGTGGATCACATGGCGCGTCATGCGCCGGATCAACGACTACTCGCTCGAGGTGCTCATCACCCTCGCGCTCGCCTTCGGCGGTTACGA of Oceanicola sp. 502str15 contains these proteins:
- a CDS encoding YdiU family protein; protein product: MHLPLAQSYATLGPQFFRAQPAEPVAAPELLLLNEALARSLTLDPEALKSPEGLALLSGNEAPAQHSPIAQAYAGHQFGGWSPQLGDGRALLLGDITTPEGTFDLQLKGSGRTPFSRNGDGRAWLGPVLREYIVSEAMQALGVPTTRALAAVATGERVQRERAYPGAILTRVAASHIRVGTFQYFAARNDVQALEALTAFALKRHYPEAEGPMGLLSAVVAAQARLIAHWMSLGFIHGVMNTDNMAISGQTIDYGPCAFIDAYHPQTVYSSIDRMGRYAYDQQAQIGGWNLAQLASALLPIMGGEEAIPEATERVNAFRDIYQAEYLARFGAKLGLAEPTAEDLSLVTGLLEIMATEQADFTNTFRALTEGHNPLPDSLAFAAWHGRWQALAPSLDLMKQANPALIPRNHRIEQAIEAAVAGDLAPTTRLIQALATPFDPPEGTEDLRLPPLPEEEVQATFCGT
- a CDS encoding DMT family transporter, coding for MERKDRIDAFGAASLVAFSLLLGFGQVIIKVGNGGFGPVFFAGMRSILSLVFLLLWMRARGIALEIGPGVRGLGLVLGLLFTGEFVALFVALDLTTVARSALMFYTMPVWLALMAHFLLPGERLTAVKLAGLALAFSGVAIALLAGAKGEGAIAGDLCALAGAWCWAGIALVARGTRLREMRAESQLMWQLAVSAPLLCLLAPLFGPLMRGPELLHWGILLVQGLVISGAGFLFWMWILKLYPASSVASFGFLTPVFGTLLGWLILNEPLPGVILLALALVAAGLWLVNRPVGRVRTV
- a CDS encoding sodium:proton antiporter gives rise to the protein MTLLQIASLLIVLAAAFGTINYLVLKLPSAIGILVVALLASLGVLAFDFIFPASTVEESITAVVKDIEFSDALLEGMLGLLLFAGALHVKVADLRAEWPAVLMMATIGVGLSTVIAGVGFSWITGMPLMIALVFGALISPTDPVAVLGVLRAAKLDKRLETKIAGESLFNDGVGYVVYLVLLGLAFPGLSGHGESTVTLEAEHLAEEAASHGGSALADAAVLFAQEALGGAALGMILGWITWRVMRRINDYSLEVLITLALAFGGYELAIWLHVSAPIMAVCAGLLIGEVSYRDAMSEETRNYVDAFWKLIDEILNAVLFLLIGVELFAVSFEASFLVSAVAAIGLALLARLAAVAVPVLILRPFHNMPDNVIPLMTWGGLKGGISVALALSLPDSEWKPLILTTTYVIVLFSIIVQGLTVAPFAARLDKKAS